In the genome of Nymphaea colorata isolate Beijing-Zhang1983 chromosome 9, ASM883128v2, whole genome shotgun sequence, one region contains:
- the LOC116259850 gene encoding protein DETOXIFICATION 40-like isoform X2: MSSNGRYEYVQLDTLISLSHRTASTVGYCDSPWTELKAQMRLLAPSIAITFIQYSSTVITDSIAGHLGQFELASLAIAYTFMRLAYGVLASMGNALETLGGQAFGAGEYDMLGIYAQRSIIILLGAAFLLSIPCFFSEPLLKIFGQSADIAKEASFLLKCMLPQLFASALNFPLQRFLYAQSLIIPLLCISVSLVLPQMLLSWVAAFRLNLSLVGIIIVQNVSCWLFTAIQFLYITNSDSCKSSWRGFSVCAFYQLTSFLQLSLSSSIMILLQTWYYQILIFLAGTLSDPEVEIDALTICINLICMEVMVPYAFNITTSIRVSNELGAGNSQAASFSAFVAMVGSSVVSVLVAVIFLLLRNNLGYLFTNSTTVAKKVSELVPYLAATIILNGLQLVLSGVATGTGWQSYVAYANILSCYLLSVPESAVQGIWSGMIAGSTLQILIVLYMTWNANWSEQANQAIGFLRTLRENSSCNINI; the protein is encoded by the exons ATGTCCAGTAATGGCAGGTACGAGTATGTTCAGCTGGACACGCTCATCTCCttgtctcacaggactgctagCACAGTCGGCTACTGTGACTCACCATGGACGGAGCTCAAGGCACAGATGCGGCTCCTTGCACCATCAATTGCCATTACATTCATTCAGTATTCATCCACTGTCATAACCGACTCGATTGCTGGGCACCTTGGACAGTTCGAGCTTGCATCTCTTGCTATTGCTTATACATTTATGCGACTGGCATATGGCGTCCTG GCGAGTATGGGAAATGCTCTGGAGACTCTAGGTGGGCAAGCATTTGGTGCCGGAGAGTATGACATGCTTGGGATATATGCACAGAGATCAATCATAATCCTGCTAGGTGCAGCATTCCTTCTTTCAATACCTTGTTTCTTCTCAGAACCACTATTGAAGATTTTTGGCCAATCTGCTGACATTGCAAAAGAAGCATCGTTTCTGCTGAAGTGTATGCTTCCTCAGCTGTTTGCCTCTGCCCTCAACTTCCCTCTGCAGAGGTTTCTATATGCGCAGAGTTTGATCATCCCTTTGCTTTGTATCTCCGTTAGCCTGGTCTTGCCGCAGATGCTTTTAAGTTGGGTTGCGGCATTTAGGCTGAATTTGAGCTTGGTTGGGATCATAATTGTGCAGAATGTTTCCTGCTGGTTGTTCACAGCCATCCAATTTCTCTACATCACCAATTCTGATTCATGCAAGAGTTCATGGAGAGGATTCTCAGTGTGTGCATTCTATCAGCTTACAAGTTTTCTGCAATTATCACTTTCCTCTTCAATAATGATTCT ATTGCAGACGTGGTATTATCAGATCCTCATATTTCTAGCAGGAACTCTAAGTGATCCAGAGGTTGAAATAGATGCGTTGACAATATG CATCAACCTAATCTGCATGGAGGTGATGGTGCCATATGCATTCAATATCACGACAag CATAAGAGTTTCCAATGAACTTGGAGCAGGAAACTCACAAGCAGCAAGCTTCTCAGCTTTTGTAGCGATGGTTGGATCTTCAGTTGTTAGTGTGCTTGTTgctgttatttttcttctcttgagaAACAATTTAGGATACCTCTTTACCAACAGCACCACTGTTGCAAAGAAAGTCTCTGAACTGGTACCATATTTAGCTGCGACCATAATTCTCAATGGCCTACAGCTGGTTCTTTCAG GTGTTGCTACTGGTACTGGATGGCAGTCCTATGTGGCCTACGCAAATATTCTATCGTGCTACTTG CTGAGCGTTCCTGAATCTGCTGTACAGGGAATTTGGTCTGGAATGATAGCTGGATCAACATTACAAATACTCATTGTGCTCTATATGACATGGAACGCCAATTGGAGTGAACAG GCCAATCAAGCCATTGGGTTCTTGAGGACTTTGAGGGAGAACAGTAGTTGCAATATCAATATATAG
- the LOC116259850 gene encoding protein DETOXIFICATION 40-like isoform X1 encodes MSSNGRYEYVQLDTLISLSHRTASTVGYCDSPWTELKAQMRLLAPSIAITFIQYSSTVITDSIAGHLGQFELASLAIAYTFMRLAYGVLASMGNALETLGGQAFGAGEYDMLGIYAQRSIIILLGAAFLLSIPCFFSEPLLKIFGQSADIAKEASFLLKCMLPQLFASALNFPLQRFLYAQSLIIPLLCISVSLVLPQMLLSWVAAFRLNLSLVGIIIVQNVSCWLFTAIQFLYITNSDSCKSSWRGFSVCAFYQLTSFLQLSLSSSIMILLQTWYYQILIFLAGTLSDPEVEIDALTICINLICMEVMVPYAFNITTSIRVSNELGAGNSQAASFSAFVAMVGSSVVSVLVAVIFLLLRNNLGYLFTNSTTVAKKVSELVPYLAATIILNGLQLVLSGVATGTGWQSYVAYANILSCYLVGLPLGLVICFAFHMGITGIWSGMIAGSTLQILIVLYMTWNANWSEQANQAIGFLRTLRENSSCNINI; translated from the exons ATGTCCAGTAATGGCAGGTACGAGTATGTTCAGCTGGACACGCTCATCTCCttgtctcacaggactgctagCACAGTCGGCTACTGTGACTCACCATGGACGGAGCTCAAGGCACAGATGCGGCTCCTTGCACCATCAATTGCCATTACATTCATTCAGTATTCATCCACTGTCATAACCGACTCGATTGCTGGGCACCTTGGACAGTTCGAGCTTGCATCTCTTGCTATTGCTTATACATTTATGCGACTGGCATATGGCGTCCTG GCGAGTATGGGAAATGCTCTGGAGACTCTAGGTGGGCAAGCATTTGGTGCCGGAGAGTATGACATGCTTGGGATATATGCACAGAGATCAATCATAATCCTGCTAGGTGCAGCATTCCTTCTTTCAATACCTTGTTTCTTCTCAGAACCACTATTGAAGATTTTTGGCCAATCTGCTGACATTGCAAAAGAAGCATCGTTTCTGCTGAAGTGTATGCTTCCTCAGCTGTTTGCCTCTGCCCTCAACTTCCCTCTGCAGAGGTTTCTATATGCGCAGAGTTTGATCATCCCTTTGCTTTGTATCTCCGTTAGCCTGGTCTTGCCGCAGATGCTTTTAAGTTGGGTTGCGGCATTTAGGCTGAATTTGAGCTTGGTTGGGATCATAATTGTGCAGAATGTTTCCTGCTGGTTGTTCACAGCCATCCAATTTCTCTACATCACCAATTCTGATTCATGCAAGAGTTCATGGAGAGGATTCTCAGTGTGTGCATTCTATCAGCTTACAAGTTTTCTGCAATTATCACTTTCCTCTTCAATAATGATTCT ATTGCAGACGTGGTATTATCAGATCCTCATATTTCTAGCAGGAACTCTAAGTGATCCAGAGGTTGAAATAGATGCGTTGACAATATG CATCAACCTAATCTGCATGGAGGTGATGGTGCCATATGCATTCAATATCACGACAag CATAAGAGTTTCCAATGAACTTGGAGCAGGAAACTCACAAGCAGCAAGCTTCTCAGCTTTTGTAGCGATGGTTGGATCTTCAGTTGTTAGTGTGCTTGTTgctgttatttttcttctcttgagaAACAATTTAGGATACCTCTTTACCAACAGCACCACTGTTGCAAAGAAAGTCTCTGAACTGGTACCATATTTAGCTGCGACCATAATTCTCAATGGCCTACAGCTGGTTCTTTCAG GTGTTGCTACTGGTACTGGATGGCAGTCCTATGTGGCCTACGCAAATATTCTATCGTGCTACTTGGTAGGTTTGCCGCTTGGCCTGGTTATCTGTTTTGCATTCCACATGGGAATCACT GGAATTTGGTCTGGAATGATAGCTGGATCAACATTACAAATACTCATTGTGCTCTATATGACATGGAACGCCAATTGGAGTGAACAG GCCAATCAAGCCATTGGGTTCTTGAGGACTTTGAGGGAGAACAGTAGTTGCAATATCAATATATAG
- the LOC116259850 gene encoding protein DETOXIFICATION 40-like isoform X3, whose protein sequence is MDGAQGTDAAPCTINCHYIHSVFIHCHNRLDCWAPWTVRACISCYCLYIYATGIWRPVNRNTYKPPTETFSSQASMGNALETLGGQAFGAGEYDMLGIYAQRSIIILLGAAFLLSIPCFFSEPLLKIFGQSADIAKEASFLLKCMLPQLFASALNFPLQRFLYAQSLIIPLLCISVSLVLPQMLLSWVAAFRLNLSLVGIIIVQNVSCWLFTAIQFLYITNSDSCKSSWRGFSVCAFYQLTSFLQLSLSSSIMILLQTWYYQILIFLAGTLSDPEVEIDALTICINLICMEVMVPYAFNITTSIRVSNELGAGNSQAASFSAFVAMVGSSVVSVLVAVIFLLLRNNLGYLFTNSTTVAKKVSELVPYLAATIILNGLQLVLSGVATGTGWQSYVAYANILSCYLVGLPLGLVICFAFHMGITGIWSGMIAGSTLQILIVLYMTWNANWSEQANQAIGFLRTLRENSSCNINI, encoded by the exons ATGGACGGAGCTCAAGGCACAGATGCGGCTCCTTGCACCATCAATTGCCATTACATTCATTCAGTATTCATCCACTGTCATAACCGACTCGATTGCTGGGCACCTTGGACAGTTCGAGCTTGCATCTCTTGCTATTGCTTATACATTTATGCGACTGGCATATGGCGTCCTG TGAATCGAAACACATATAAACCGCCTACTGAAACATTTAGTTCTCAGGCGAGTATGGGAAATGCTCTGGAGACTCTAGGTGGGCAAGCATTTGGTGCCGGAGAGTATGACATGCTTGGGATATATGCACAGAGATCAATCATAATCCTGCTAGGTGCAGCATTCCTTCTTTCAATACCTTGTTTCTTCTCAGAACCACTATTGAAGATTTTTGGCCAATCTGCTGACATTGCAAAAGAAGCATCGTTTCTGCTGAAGTGTATGCTTCCTCAGCTGTTTGCCTCTGCCCTCAACTTCCCTCTGCAGAGGTTTCTATATGCGCAGAGTTTGATCATCCCTTTGCTTTGTATCTCCGTTAGCCTGGTCTTGCCGCAGATGCTTTTAAGTTGGGTTGCGGCATTTAGGCTGAATTTGAGCTTGGTTGGGATCATAATTGTGCAGAATGTTTCCTGCTGGTTGTTCACAGCCATCCAATTTCTCTACATCACCAATTCTGATTCATGCAAGAGTTCATGGAGAGGATTCTCAGTGTGTGCATTCTATCAGCTTACAAGTTTTCTGCAATTATCACTTTCCTCTTCAATAATGATTCT ATTGCAGACGTGGTATTATCAGATCCTCATATTTCTAGCAGGAACTCTAAGTGATCCAGAGGTTGAAATAGATGCGTTGACAATATG CATCAACCTAATCTGCATGGAGGTGATGGTGCCATATGCATTCAATATCACGACAag CATAAGAGTTTCCAATGAACTTGGAGCAGGAAACTCACAAGCAGCAAGCTTCTCAGCTTTTGTAGCGATGGTTGGATCTTCAGTTGTTAGTGTGCTTGTTgctgttatttttcttctcttgagaAACAATTTAGGATACCTCTTTACCAACAGCACCACTGTTGCAAAGAAAGTCTCTGAACTGGTACCATATTTAGCTGCGACCATAATTCTCAATGGCCTACAGCTGGTTCTTTCAG GTGTTGCTACTGGTACTGGATGGCAGTCCTATGTGGCCTACGCAAATATTCTATCGTGCTACTTGGTAGGTTTGCCGCTTGGCCTGGTTATCTGTTTTGCATTCCACATGGGAATCACT GGAATTTGGTCTGGAATGATAGCTGGATCAACATTACAAATACTCATTGTGCTCTATATGACATGGAACGCCAATTGGAGTGAACAG GCCAATCAAGCCATTGGGTTCTTGAGGACTTTGAGGGAGAACAGTAGTTGCAATATCAATATATAG
- the LOC116259849 gene encoding uncharacterized protein LOC116259849 yields MDEKGASDGLPVDWDKNGGVYPMYFGVSCAFAALHLLSSSKNARFTKMKDDGWVILVERMLQGSAQLLGMLVWNAQRQEGIGVDSDVLRKLHQTQAEIEEMKKRRREDARANAKVVAIYASQEQSWISERKKLVQHLQSALKNLHELETRACSDCSQKEDTIYRLNEALVERDLEVEAKGKALEEEEKHRLETEKKLERAEAVAEELREMLDKEAREHSSEIWKHKTAFVELVSSQRQLEAEMARVVKQVEAAKLEVDAVLAQKEEATAMADKLSMELVRMQKDSEQKDKIVSAMLRKFKLDSGERQKLLKDLKIMRAKRRQAELEIERLANLCESKDNAVAKHAKNLKNVSTNKPDMRSEIASDRKALLCMDYGSSHNSSARSEKPSMNNPLQTSPKALLLDYLEPEFRKDHDHTDLMEKSASKEEYFDEGSPPDDRDLVITTSVKQLEDLVQSETEKYTTIIEQRHDEEVEAFAEQMRLKDEKLEACHWRILSMELESKRLQSHIGELNENLSQLRTENIRLESLLLSKEKDLKAVNDRYTLHIKNCQNDTTAREISPVPGHEAIWSEVKVIRRNLRGKEQEQKPGPVRVLQDMVGKPQERENCLLAIETKLIQAAAPRCEQEKREAESMHVDSTKPRAAIPSENNDNNSFKTMGNYTPDEVEQEGVVKTVIETSDSRVKEELPEMDLRTQGLQVAPKEKVGFNKNDIFEGSPQVALKDKAQIDEKVAPFGQSMIKKESSWKMDIHALAVSYKIKRLKQLLLIMERLTECQTPDKHGKEKMVNSAEMKGLLSGISLLRKQLKRYQTLEEKTDDLCKRMHASGSKERSKDSESERKEQTGTLQLFLEETFQVQRYMVATGQKLVEIMSETTCPLSGSFKADDSLGVDMKQFADNIRSLLKEIQRGLEVRIARIIGDVEGTLACQGFLRSGK; encoded by the exons ATGGATGAGAAGGGAGCTAGTGACGGGTTGCCGGTTGATTGGGACAAAAATGGGGGCGTTTACCCAATGTATTTTGGGGTCTCTTGTGCCTTTGCAGCGCTTCATCTCCTTTCATCTTCAAAGAATGCTAGGTTCACTAAAATGAAGGATGATGGATGGGTGATTTTGGTGGAGAGGATGCTCCAAGGCAGTGCCCAACTACTGGGGATGCTTGTGTGGAATGCACAGAGGCAGGAAGGAATTGGGGTTGATTCTGATGTTCTGAGGAAGCTCCATCAAACTCAGGCTGAGATtgaggaaatgaagaagaggaggagggaggacgCGAGGGCCAACGCTAAGGTTGTTGCAATTTATGCCTCTCAGGAGCAGAGCTGGATTTCAGAAAGAAAGAAGCTGGTGCAGCACCTGCAATCTGCTCTAAAGAACCTACACGAGCTCGAGACGAGGGCCTGCTCGGACTGTTCTCAGAAGGAAGATACCATTTACAGACTGAATGAAGCATTGGTGGAGAGAGATCTGGAGGTGGAGGCAAAGGGGAAGGccttggaagaggaagagaagcataGGTTGGAAACAGAGAAGAAATTAGAGAGAGCAGAAGCTGTTGCTGAAGAACTACGGGAAATGCTGGACAAGGAAGCTCGAGAGCATTCCTCTGAGATTTGGAAGCATAAGACTGCTTTTGTAGAACTCGTTTCCAGCCAACGTCAACTTGAGGCCGAGATGGCCAGAGTCGTCAAGCAGGTGGAAGCAGCAAAATTGGAGGTCGACGCTGTGCTGGCGCAGAAGGAAGAGGCGACAGCAATGGCGGACAAACTTTCCATGGAGCTCGTCCGGATGCAGAAAGATTCAGAACAGAAAGACAAAATTGTGTCTGCCATGTTGAGGAAGTTCAAGTTAGATTCTGGGGAGAGGCAGAAGCTACTGAAGGACCTAAAGATAATGAGAGCCAAGAGGAGGCAAGCTGAACTAGAGATTGAAAGACTTGCCAATCTTTGTGAATCAAAGGATAATGCTGTGGCCAAACATgccaaaaatctgaaaaatgttTCAACCAACAAACCTGATATGAGGTCAGAGATTGCATCAGACAGGAAAGCGCTACTGTGTATGGATTATGGTTCTTCTCACAACAGCAGTGCCAGAAGTGAAAAACCTTCTATGAACAATCCTTTGCAGACAAGCCCCAAGGCTCTTCTGCTTGATTATTTGGAGCCAGAATTCAGGAAGGATCATGATCACACTGACCTAATGGAGAAAAGTGCCTCaaaagaagaatattttgaCGAGGGCTCACCCCCGGATGACAGAGATCTTG tGATAACCACCAGTGTTAAACAGCTAGAAGACTTGGTTCaatcagaaacagaaaaatacacAACCATCATTGAGCAAAGGCATGATGAAGAAGTAGAAGCATTCGCTGAACAGATGAGACTCAAAGATGAGAAGCTCGAAGCTTGCCATTGGCGAATACTTAGCATGGAACTTGAGTCAAAGCGTTTGCAGTCTCATATAGGGGAGCTCAATGAGAACTTATCCCAACTCAGAACTGAGAACATAAGGCTAGAATCTCTGTTGCTCAGTAAAGAGAAGGACCTGAAAGCCGTGAATGACAGATACACTTTACATATCAAAAACTGCCAGAATGACACTACTGCTCGGGAAATATCTCCAGTACCAGGCCATGAAGCAATATGGTCGGAAGTGAAGGTTATAAGGAGAAATCTGAGAGGAAAGGAGCAGGAACAGAAACCTGGACCAGTTAGAGTTCTTCAAGACATGGTTGGTAAGCCCCAGGAAAGAGAAAATTGTCTTCTGGCTATAGAAACAAAACTCATTCAAGCAGCAGCCCCACGGTGTGAGCAGGAAAAGAGGGAAGCAGAAAGCATGCATGTTGATTCAACTAAACCAAGAGCTGCCATTCCCTCTGAGAACAATGATAATAATTCCTTTAAGACAATGGGAAATTACACTCCAGATGAAGTGGAGCAGGAAGGGGTTGTAAAGACAGTCATTGAAACAAGTGATAGCCGTGTCAAGGAAGAACTGCCCGAAATGGATTTGAGAACCCAAGGACTTCAAGTTGCACCAAAGGAGAAGGTTGGCTTCaataagaatgatatttttGAGGGGAGCCCACAAGTTGCTTTGAAGGACAAGGCTCAAATTGATGAGAAAGTAGCACCTTTTGGTCAATCTATGATAAAAAAGGAATCCTCATGGAAGATGGATATCCATGCACTAGCAGTATCCTACAAGATCAAAAGACTGAAACAACTACTACTCATAATGGAGAGGCTGACTGAATGTCAGACTCCAGACAAACATGGGAAAGAAAAGATGGTAAATTCTGCTGAGATGAAAGGCCTACTTTCTGGGATTAGTTTGCTCAGGAAACAATTGAAACGATATCAAACTCTCGAGGAGAAGACAGATGATCTCTGCAAGCGAATG cATGCAAGTGGTTCAAAGGAAAGAAGCAAAGATTCTGAGAGTGAAAGGAAGGAACAGACAGGTACTTTACAGCTGTTTCTTGAAGAAACATTTCAAGTACAAAGATACATGGTAGCGACTGGGCAGAAGTTGGTGGAGATAATGTCAGAGACCACATGTCCTCTCTCTGGAAGCTTCAAGGCTGATGATTCTTTAGGTGTGGATATGAAGCAGTTTGCAGACAACATCAGAAGTCTTTTGAAGGAAATACAGCGGGGTTTGGAGGTCAGAATTGCACGGATTATTGGCGATGTTGAAGGAACGCTGGCTTGTCAAGGATTTCTACGTTCTGGAAAATAG
- the LOC116260768 gene encoding uncharacterized protein LOC116260768 isoform X1 — protein MPLCEVNKYQKREDGSISNNAVRIFYQTYGRGLTKVLLITGLAGTHDSWGPQIKGLAGTDAPNNQEERGHPTSVASAGPESNGSGGDTGSQDGGCMWEDGDIEVCSFDNRGMGRSCVPKDKSDYTTTIMAKDALALMDHLGWKKAHVFGHSMGGMIASKLASIAPERVLSLALLNVTGGGFECFPKVDRKFISIAMRFMKAKTPEERATVDLDTHYTEEYLNERIGVHTRRKILHQEYVKGISSTGMQSSHGFEGQVNACWTHNMTQKDYDILCSSGFLVSVIHGRDDIIAQVSHARRIAEKLYPVAKMIELDGAHLVSHEKPEEVNEALTDLIKASESKLEASEWTNLFKMGSGEEITALSWIKKTSGFLSTHTLDYVMKLQLSFLYLFGLFVMLLDHGRNTVQNLKPVKVAASAT, from the exons ATGCCATTATGCGAGGTGAACAAGTATCAGAAACGGGAGGATGGATCAATTTCTAACAATGCTGTGAGAATCTTCTACCAGACGTACGGTCGCGGCCTCACCAAGGTCCTCCTCATAACtg GATTGGCGGGTACTCACGATTCATGGGGTCCTCAGATCAAAGGATTAGCAGGGACCGATGCCCCAAACAACCAAGAAGAAAGGGGCCATCCAACTTCAGTCGCGTCCGCCGGTCCTGAATCCAACGGCTCCGGCGGTGATACGGGGAGCCAAGATGGTGGTTGTATGTGGGAAGATGGTGACATTGAGGTGTGCAGTTTCGATAATCGCGGAATGGGCCGCAGCTGCGTGCCCAAAGACAAGTCGGATTATAC CACAACTATCATGGCAAAGGATGCTTTGGCTCTTATGGATCATTTAGGCTGGAAGAAAGCTCACGTTTTTGGGCATTCAATGG GTGGTATGATAGCCAGCAAACTAGCATCTATTGCACCAGAGAGAGTTTTATCGTTGGCTTTACTTAATGTAACTGGAGGGGGTTTTGAATGTTTTCCCAAG GTCGATAGAAAGTTCATATCAATAGCGATGCGGTTCATGAAAGCAAAGACTCCTGAGGAAAGAGCTACTGTTGATTTGGATACCCATTATACGGAG GAATATCTCAACGAACGCATCGGAGTCCACACAAGAAGGAAAATTTTGCACCAA GAGTATGTAAAGGGCATATCATCTACAGGCATGCAATCCAGCCATGGTTTTGAAGGACAAGTAAATGCGTGTTGGACGCACAACATGACACAGAAGGACTATGACATTCTTTGCTCATCTGGGTTTCTTGTTTCTGTCATTCATGGCAG GGATGACATCATTGCTCAAGTTTCTCATGCAAGAAGAATTGCAGAGAAATTGTATCCTGTGGCGAAAATGATTGAACTGGATGGCGCTCATCTGGTGAGCCACGAGAAGCCGGAAGAG GTCAATGAAGCACTAACAGATTTAATCAAGGCCTCAGAGTCTAAGCTGGAGGCATCTGAGTGGACTAACCTATTCAAAATGGGAA GTGGAGAGGAGATAACAGCACTGTCATGGATTAAGAAGACAAGTGGATTCCTTTCCACACATACACTAGATTATGTCATGAAACTACAGCTCAGTTTCTTGTACCTCTTTGGCTTATTTGTCATGCTGTTGGATCATGGAAGGAATACTGTGCAGAATCTAAAGCCAGTAAAAGTTGCTGCTTCAGCAACCTAA
- the LOC116260768 gene encoding uncharacterized protein LOC116260768 isoform X2 has translation MPFCEVNKYQKREDGSISNNAVRIFYQTYGRGLTKVLLITGLAGTHDSWGPQIKGLAGTDAPNNQEERGHPTSVASAGPESNGSGGDTGSQDGGCMWEDGDIEVCSFDNRGMGRSCVPKDKSDYTTTIMAKDALALMDHLGWKKAHVFGHSMGGMIASKLASIAPERVLSLALLNVTGGGFECFPKVDRKFISIAMRFMKAKTPEERATVDLDTHYTEEYLNERIGVHTRRKILHQEYVKGISSTGMQSSHGFEGQVNACWTHNMTQKDYDILCSSGFLVSVIHGRDDIIAQVSHARRIAEKLYPVAKMIELDGAHLVSHEKPEEVNEALTDLIKASESKLEASEWTNLFKMGSGEEITALSWIKKTSGFLSTHTLDYVMKLQLSFLYLFGLFVMLLDHGRNTVQNLKPVKVAASAT, from the exons GTGAACAAGTATCAGAAACGGGAGGATGGATCAATTTCTAACAATGCTGTGAGAATCTTCTACCAGACGTACGGTCGCGGCCTCACCAAGGTCCTCCTCATAACtg GATTGGCGGGTACTCACGATTCATGGGGTCCTCAGATCAAAGGATTAGCAGGGACCGATGCCCCAAACAACCAAGAAGAAAGGGGCCATCCAACTTCAGTCGCGTCCGCCGGTCCTGAATCCAACGGCTCCGGCGGTGATACGGGGAGCCAAGATGGTGGTTGTATGTGGGAAGATGGTGACATTGAGGTGTGCAGTTTCGATAATCGCGGAATGGGCCGCAGCTGCGTGCCCAAAGACAAGTCGGATTATAC CACAACTATCATGGCAAAGGATGCTTTGGCTCTTATGGATCATTTAGGCTGGAAGAAAGCTCACGTTTTTGGGCATTCAATGG GTGGTATGATAGCCAGCAAACTAGCATCTATTGCACCAGAGAGAGTTTTATCGTTGGCTTTACTTAATGTAACTGGAGGGGGTTTTGAATGTTTTCCCAAG GTCGATAGAAAGTTCATATCAATAGCGATGCGGTTCATGAAAGCAAAGACTCCTGAGGAAAGAGCTACTGTTGATTTGGATACCCATTATACGGAG GAATATCTCAACGAACGCATCGGAGTCCACACAAGAAGGAAAATTTTGCACCAA GAGTATGTAAAGGGCATATCATCTACAGGCATGCAATCCAGCCATGGTTTTGAAGGACAAGTAAATGCGTGTTGGACGCACAACATGACACAGAAGGACTATGACATTCTTTGCTCATCTGGGTTTCTTGTTTCTGTCATTCATGGCAG GGATGACATCATTGCTCAAGTTTCTCATGCAAGAAGAATTGCAGAGAAATTGTATCCTGTGGCGAAAATGATTGAACTGGATGGCGCTCATCTGGTGAGCCACGAGAAGCCGGAAGAG GTCAATGAAGCACTAACAGATTTAATCAAGGCCTCAGAGTCTAAGCTGGAGGCATCTGAGTGGACTAACCTATTCAAAATGGGAA GTGGAGAGGAGATAACAGCACTGTCATGGATTAAGAAGACAAGTGGATTCCTTTCCACACATACACTAGATTATGTCATGAAACTACAGCTCAGTTTCTTGTACCTCTTTGGCTTATTTGTCATGCTGTTGGATCATGGAAGGAATACTGTGCAGAATCTAAAGCCAGTAAAAGTTGCTGCTTCAGCAACCTAA
- the LOC116260768 gene encoding uncharacterized protein LOC116260768 isoform X3 encodes MWEDGDIEVCSFDNRGMGRSCVPKDKSDYTTTIMAKDALALMDHLGWKKAHVFGHSMGGMIASKLASIAPERVLSLALLNVTGGGFECFPKVDRKFISIAMRFMKAKTPEERATVDLDTHYTEEYLNERIGVHTRRKILHQEYVKGISSTGMQSSHGFEGQVNACWTHNMTQKDYDILCSSGFLVSVIHGRDDIIAQVSHARRIAEKLYPVAKMIELDGAHLVSHEKPEEVNEALTDLIKASESKLEASEWTNLFKMGSGEEITALSWIKKTSGFLSTHTLDYVMKLQLSFLYLFGLFVMLLDHGRNTVQNLKPVKVAASAT; translated from the exons ATGTGGGAAGATGGTGACATTGAGGTGTGCAGTTTCGATAATCGCGGAATGGGCCGCAGCTGCGTGCCCAAAGACAAGTCGGATTATAC CACAACTATCATGGCAAAGGATGCTTTGGCTCTTATGGATCATTTAGGCTGGAAGAAAGCTCACGTTTTTGGGCATTCAATGG GTGGTATGATAGCCAGCAAACTAGCATCTATTGCACCAGAGAGAGTTTTATCGTTGGCTTTACTTAATGTAACTGGAGGGGGTTTTGAATGTTTTCCCAAG GTCGATAGAAAGTTCATATCAATAGCGATGCGGTTCATGAAAGCAAAGACTCCTGAGGAAAGAGCTACTGTTGATTTGGATACCCATTATACGGAG GAATATCTCAACGAACGCATCGGAGTCCACACAAGAAGGAAAATTTTGCACCAA GAGTATGTAAAGGGCATATCATCTACAGGCATGCAATCCAGCCATGGTTTTGAAGGACAAGTAAATGCGTGTTGGACGCACAACATGACACAGAAGGACTATGACATTCTTTGCTCATCTGGGTTTCTTGTTTCTGTCATTCATGGCAG GGATGACATCATTGCTCAAGTTTCTCATGCAAGAAGAATTGCAGAGAAATTGTATCCTGTGGCGAAAATGATTGAACTGGATGGCGCTCATCTGGTGAGCCACGAGAAGCCGGAAGAG GTCAATGAAGCACTAACAGATTTAATCAAGGCCTCAGAGTCTAAGCTGGAGGCATCTGAGTGGACTAACCTATTCAAAATGGGAA GTGGAGAGGAGATAACAGCACTGTCATGGATTAAGAAGACAAGTGGATTCCTTTCCACACATACACTAGATTATGTCATGAAACTACAGCTCAGTTTCTTGTACCTCTTTGGCTTATTTGTCATGCTGTTGGATCATGGAAGGAATACTGTGCAGAATCTAAAGCCAGTAAAAGTTGCTGCTTCAGCAACCTAA